The proteins below are encoded in one region of Acidobacteriota bacterium:
- a CDS encoding LPS-assembly protein LptD, whose product MTRTGGRRLSNLQWTLFIELELWRVGIESLPFPNFVSADLEGNLAAPILRGHRSAGAGARAIATTSRTGHTGCWRLRQARVPVFARVSSGMLISAIRMNFRRNVFVNTALAVCQVLLLVPFMRSDSLAASGSPAGARNATDPQSTQTHPQAQPPEAKGRAAATLKYRDELVYIVADQFEQSGTTYMLHGDAQIDFRDYVLYADEISYNSNSGEATATGHVKLQGGEYNVHMEASRAEYNIPDATGKFYDVHGTTGLKLGSRRAILTSSNPFTFSGKVVDKVGPNRFVVHHGSVTSCELPHPKWTFTAERINFDIGGLAKLHHSTFRLRSVPVLYLPFAEHPVEQLGRQSGFLIPSFGQSSVKGTIFGDSYFWAINRSMDATLGLEYFSKRGFAQHANFRALTSDNSHITATYFGVIDRGLGPTHIDQGGEDVKIQAEQYFPQNVRAVANVEYLSSYLFRVAFAENFQTAVNSEVKSDVFASRNDNGYALGILAQRYQNFQSTNNGDSFSILHVPSIDASSVDRPLFGTPLLYGFDVAATGLSRRSPTFSSANLVARLDAHPRLALPVFLRGWTFRPGVAVRDTFYTQHKTPETAFAIGSTINDALNRKDFEGELEVRPPRLEKIYQKGIFGKALKHTIEPSMTYHYVSGVNNFLGVIRFDSTDIVSDTNEVEYGLTNRIYVKPRNQKCENNDPDAPCSRVPTELLTWEVAQKYFIDPYFGGALVPGVRNVLQTTVEFSGIAFLTETRVLSPVTSRLHIRTSQHTDLQWLFDYDPKKGRINASDVFLDYHVGPYFFGGNHALLHAPGEVFLSSPTPTVEKFNQFRLTAGFGHPSRRGISLAGNVGYDLNLTSLQYTAVQTSYNWDCCGLNFEYRRFVLGPVRNESQYRFAFSLANIGTFGNLRRQERVF is encoded by the coding sequence ATGACGCGCACTGGCGGTCGAAGGCTCTCCAATCTGCAGTGGACTTTGTTCATCGAACTCGAGCTGTGGCGAGTTGGGATCGAGTCTCTGCCGTTTCCGAACTTTGTGAGCGCGGACCTGGAGGGAAACCTGGCGGCGCCAATCCTGCGAGGGCACCGGAGCGCCGGAGCAGGCGCAAGAGCAATCGCTACCACATCGCGGACAGGCCATACTGGGTGTTGGAGGTTGCGGCAGGCACGCGTGCCAGTTTTTGCACGCGTCTCATCCGGCATGCTAATTTCAGCGATTCGGATGAATTTCCGCCGCAATGTCTTTGTTAACACGGCACTAGCCGTTTGTCAGGTGCTACTGCTGGTTCCGTTCATGCGAAGCGACTCGCTGGCCGCCTCCGGTTCTCCGGCGGGCGCGCGAAATGCGACGGATCCCCAATCCACCCAGACACACCCACAAGCCCAACCACCCGAGGCCAAAGGTCGCGCGGCAGCAACACTGAAATATCGAGACGAACTCGTTTATATCGTGGCCGATCAGTTCGAGCAGTCGGGAACGACTTACATGCTGCATGGTGACGCGCAGATAGATTTTCGCGATTACGTCCTCTACGCAGACGAGATTAGCTATAACTCAAATTCGGGAGAAGCCACGGCCACGGGCCATGTGAAATTGCAGGGTGGAGAGTACAACGTCCACATGGAAGCGTCGCGGGCCGAATACAACATTCCAGATGCCACCGGCAAGTTCTACGACGTGCACGGAACCACAGGACTGAAGCTGGGATCGCGCCGCGCGATTCTCACCAGTTCGAATCCATTTACTTTTTCTGGAAAAGTGGTTGATAAAGTCGGACCGAATCGCTTCGTGGTTCACCATGGTTCGGTTACTTCCTGCGAGCTGCCGCATCCGAAGTGGACCTTCACGGCCGAACGCATCAATTTTGATATCGGCGGACTGGCGAAGCTTCACCATTCCACCTTCCGCTTGCGCAGCGTCCCTGTGCTTTACCTGCCGTTTGCCGAGCATCCGGTAGAGCAACTTGGCCGACAATCGGGATTCCTGATTCCCAGCTTCGGGCAGTCATCGGTGAAAGGAACAATCTTCGGGGACTCCTATTTCTGGGCTATCAACCGCAGCATGGATGCCACGCTCGGCCTGGAATATTTCTCGAAACGCGGCTTCGCTCAGCATGCAAATTTTCGCGCGCTCACCAGCGACAACTCTCATATCACAGCCACGTATTTCGGAGTCATCGATCGCGGCCTGGGGCCGACGCACATCGATCAGGGCGGCGAAGACGTCAAGATCCAGGCGGAACAGTATTTTCCTCAGAATGTGCGAGCCGTAGCGAACGTGGAATACCTGAGCAGCTATCTATTCCGCGTCGCCTTTGCTGAGAACTTCCAAACAGCCGTTAATTCCGAGGTGAAGTCCGACGTCTTTGCCAGTCGCAACGACAATGGCTACGCGCTGGGAATCCTTGCCCAGCGCTACCAGAATTTTCAGAGCACGAATAACGGAGACTCGTTCAGCATCCTGCACGTGCCGAGCATCGATGCCTCCTCAGTTGATCGGCCGCTGTTTGGCACGCCTCTCCTGTACGGATTCGACGTTGCCGCGACCGGGCTTTCTCGCCGCAGTCCGACTTTCAGTTCGGCAAACCTTGTGGCGCGGCTGGATGCACATCCCCGGCTTGCTCTGCCGGTGTTTCTGCGAGGCTGGACATTCCGTCCGGGAGTTGCTGTACGCGACACGTTCTACACGCAGCACAAGACTCCGGAAACCGCCTTTGCCATCGGCTCCACCATCAACGATGCCTTGAACCGCAAGGATTTCGAAGGCGAATTGGAAGTCCGTCCGCCGCGCCTGGAAAAGATCTATCAAAAAGGCATCTTTGGCAAAGCCCTGAAGCACACGATTGAGCCGAGCATGACCTACCACTATGTGTCGGGAGTGAACAACTTCCTCGGCGTGATCCGCTTCGACAGCACCGACATCGTCAGCGATACAAACGAAGTGGAGTATGGGCTCACGAATCGCATTTATGTGAAGCCCCGAAATCAGAAATGCGAGAACAATGATCCGGACGCGCCCTGCTCCCGTGTTCCCACAGAACTCCTGACTTGGGAAGTTGCGCAGAAGTACTTTATCGACCCATATTTTGGCGGCGCCTTGGTGCCCGGAGTACGCAACGTTCTACAGACGACAGTCGAGTTTTCAGGCATCGCCTTCCTCACCGAAACGAGAGTGCTCTCGCCGGTTACGTCGAGGCTGCACATTCGCACCAGTCAACACACTGATCTTCAGTGGCTCTTCGATTACGATCCCAAAAAGGGACGCATTAACGCGAGCGATGTATTCCTGGACTATCACGTTGGCCCCTATTTTTTTGGCGGGAACCACGCACTCTTGCATGCTCCCGGCGAGGTGTTTCTCTCCAGCCCAACCCCCACAGTAGAGAAGTTCAATCAGTTTCGACTCACCGCAGGATTCGGTCATCCTTCGCGCCGTGGGATCAGCCTGGCCGGCAACGTTGGCTATGATCTGAACCTTACGTCGCTCCAGTACACCGCGGTGCAAACCTCCTACAACTGGGACTGCTGCGGACTCAACTTTGAATACCGCCGGTTCGTGCTGGGACCGGTGCGCAATGAAAGTCAGTACCGCTTCGCCTTCAGTCTCGCCAACATCGGGACCTTTGGTAACCTCAGGCGCCAGGAGCGCGTCTTTTAG
- a CDS encoding ABC transporter ATP-binding protein, whose translation MLEVRNLTKRYSAISAVENVSFTIRPGQILGYLGPNGSGKSTTVKMLTGLIEPSEGEIFFRGENVSKNRLWFSRLFGYVPEEPYLYTHLTGCEYLQLVGRLRGMEKTTLERKIDAMLDLFGLSEFRDTQMSSYSKGMRQKVLLSAALLHDPEVLILDEPFSGLDVTAALIVRTLLQALAAEGKMILYSSHVLEVVEKVCSEVVILHRARVVAHDSVARLRDLRSSASLEDVFAQLVMHEDASAVASQMIAVMRG comes from the coding sequence ATGCTCGAAGTTCGCAATCTCACGAAGCGTTACTCTGCGATCTCCGCGGTTGAGAATGTGAGCTTTACCATCCGTCCGGGTCAAATTCTCGGATACCTGGGCCCGAACGGATCGGGCAAGAGCACCACTGTAAAGATGTTGACCGGATTGATCGAACCCTCTGAGGGAGAGATCTTCTTTCGTGGTGAGAACGTCTCAAAAAACCGGCTCTGGTTCAGCCGCCTCTTCGGCTATGTTCCCGAAGAACCCTATCTGTACACACATCTCACAGGATGCGAGTACCTGCAGCTGGTCGGTCGTTTGCGCGGAATGGAAAAGACAACTCTCGAGCGCAAGATCGACGCGATGCTCGATCTCTTCGGACTGTCGGAATTCCGCGACACGCAGATGTCGTCGTATTCGAAAGGCATGCGGCAGAAGGTACTACTCTCAGCAGCGCTCCTTCACGATCCCGAAGTCCTGATTCTTGACGAGCCCTTCTCCGGGCTTGATGTGACTGCAGCTCTTATCGTTCGCACTCTTCTTCAGGCTCTGGCGGCGGAAGGGAAGATGATCCTTTACAGCTCGCACGTGCTGGAGGTTGTCGAGAAAGTGTGCTCGGAGGTTGTGATTTTGCATCGCGCGCGGGTTGTCGCCCACGATTCGGTCGCACGCCTTCGCGATTTGCGATCGTCTGCTTCACTCGAGGACGTTTTTGCGCAACTCGTGATGCATGAAGATGCGAGTGCCGTGGCTTCGCAGATGATTGCAGTAATGCGGGGTTAA
- a CDS encoding glutamyl-tRNA amidotransferase yields MTISERITQDITAAMKAREEHRLSTLRMVKSALKNKEIDKRGPLDDQEAMAILNTLIKQRKDSIEQFTKGGRKELADKEAAEITMIEGYLPKAAGAEEITAVVRSTISEMGSPTMKDMGTVMKNAMAKFAASGTRVDGKVVSETVKKLLSGG; encoded by the coding sequence TTGACCATCTCCGAACGCATTACCCAGGACATTACTGCTGCGATGAAAGCCCGCGAGGAGCATCGCTTGAGCACGTTGCGCATGGTGAAGTCTGCGCTCAAGAACAAGGAAATCGACAAGCGCGGCCCGCTCGACGATCAGGAGGCCATGGCGATCCTGAATACGCTCATCAAGCAGCGCAAGGACTCAATCGAGCAGTTTACTAAGGGCGGACGCAAGGAGCTTGCTGATAAGGAGGCTGCCGAAATCACCATGATCGAGGGATATCTGCCGAAGGCAGCGGGAGCGGAGGAGATCACGGCCGTTGTTCGTTCGACCATTTCCGAAATGGGATCGCCTACAATGAAGGACATGGGAACGGTGATGAAGAACGCGATGGCAAAGTTCGCTGCGTCGGGTACTCGCGTGGATGGAAAAGTTGTGAGCGAAACGGTGAAGAAGTTGTTAAGTGGCGGTTAG
- the galT gene encoding galactose-1-phosphate uridylyltransferase: protein MPELRKDPVTGRWVIIATDRARRPTDFIRHTVVLKGGFCPFCPGNESKTPPEILAFRHGQGERDKPGWSVRVVPNKYPALGIEGNLDRRADGMYDRMNGIGAHEVIIETPNHYETFTTMPAKSIENVLGAFRDRIVDLKQDRRFKYILIFKNHGEPAGATLEHPHSQLIALPIVPRHVLEELDGSRQYYDLKERCIFCDIVHEESSDDEARLVAENRGFVTVSPYASRFPFETCILPRNHEASFENISSGDFASLAQMIRLVIGKMDAVLERPAYNMVLHTAPLAAQEHADYYHWHIELIPKLTKVAGFEWGTGFYINPTSPEEAARYLREAVVETAELAGTR, encoded by the coding sequence TTGCCCGAACTGAGGAAGGACCCCGTCACCGGACGCTGGGTCATTATCGCGACCGATCGCGCGCGCAGACCAACTGATTTCATCCGACACACCGTAGTTCTCAAGGGTGGATTCTGTCCCTTTTGTCCTGGCAATGAATCCAAGACTCCGCCTGAGATCCTCGCCTTTCGTCATGGGCAAGGCGAACGGGACAAGCCCGGCTGGTCTGTCCGCGTGGTTCCCAACAAGTATCCGGCACTGGGGATCGAAGGAAACCTGGACCGCCGTGCGGACGGCATGTACGACCGCATGAATGGCATCGGCGCACACGAAGTGATCATCGAGACGCCGAATCATTACGAGACCTTCACCACCATGCCTGCAAAGAGCATCGAAAATGTGCTCGGGGCCTTCCGCGATCGCATCGTCGATCTCAAGCAGGATCGCCGTTTCAAATACATTCTCATCTTCAAGAACCATGGCGAGCCGGCCGGCGCGACGCTTGAACATCCGCACTCACAATTGATCGCGCTGCCGATTGTTCCTCGCCACGTGCTGGAGGAGCTTGACGGCTCAAGGCAGTACTACGATCTGAAGGAACGCTGCATATTCTGCGATATCGTTCACGAGGAGAGCTCCGACGATGAAGCGCGTCTTGTGGCCGAAAACCGCGGCTTCGTGACTGTCTCGCCATATGCTTCCCGGTTCCCTTTTGAAACTTGCATCCTTCCCAGGAATCACGAAGCATCCTTCGAGAACATCAGTTCGGGCGACTTCGCCAGCCTGGCACAGATGATCAGACTGGTCATCGGCAAGATGGACGCGGTGCTCGAACGTCCTGCGTACAACATGGTGCTCCACACGGCGCCGCTCGCAGCGCAGGAACATGCCGACTATTATCACTGGCACATAGAACTGATTCCCAAATTGACAAAGGTTGCTGGATTTGAATGGGGGACGGGTTTCTATATCAATCCCACGTCGCCAGAGGAAGCAGCCAGGTATCTGCGAGAAGCAGTCGTTGAGACAGCGGAGCTGGCGGGAACGCGGTAA
- a CDS encoding acetyl ornithine aminotransferase family protein — protein sequence MPTETLSRPATAAKPGLPNLKTTLPGPNAKRIIAADDRLISPSYTRSYPLVAKRGRGAIIEDVDGNEFLDFSAGIAVTSTGHCHPDVVGAIQRQAGELIHMSGTDFYYESMTQLAERLSRIAPMPGPHKFYFGNSGTEAVECALKLARYHTKRQGLIAFYGAFHGRTMGSLSLTASKPQQRRRFAPLVPGVTHVPYPYTYRFGEGKTEREYGLACAKFIEERLFKTTMPPEDVAAIFVEPIQGEGGYVPAPPEFLRELRRICDENGIMLVADEVQSGAGRTGKWWAIEHAGVQPDIVCIAKGIASGMPLGITMSRAGVMDWVPGSHASTFGGNPVAIAAALASMDVIEREGMRNASSVGEKLKQRMSTWIQKYPIVGDVRGKGLMLAVEIVKDKQSKAPVSKVRDRIVELAFENGVLLLGAGETSIRLSPPLIITQEQGDYALDVLEKCLGQVG from the coding sequence ATGCCAACCGAAACCCTCAGCCGTCCTGCAACTGCGGCAAAACCGGGTCTACCAAATCTCAAGACCACCCTTCCCGGGCCGAATGCGAAGCGCATCATCGCTGCAGATGATCGTCTAATTTCGCCCAGCTACACCCGTTCGTATCCGCTGGTCGCAAAGCGTGGCCGCGGAGCGATCATCGAAGACGTCGATGGAAACGAATTCCTCGACTTTTCCGCCGGCATCGCCGTCACATCCACGGGCCACTGTCATCCTGACGTGGTGGGCGCCATTCAGCGCCAGGCTGGTGAGCTGATCCACATGTCCGGCACTGACTTCTACTACGAATCCATGACGCAGCTCGCCGAACGCCTCAGCCGGATCGCGCCCATGCCCGGTCCGCATAAGTTCTATTTTGGGAACTCGGGAACCGAGGCCGTGGAGTGCGCGCTCAAGCTGGCTCGCTATCACACCAAGCGCCAAGGGCTCATCGCCTTCTATGGCGCCTTCCACGGACGCACCATGGGATCGCTCTCGCTCACAGCGTCGAAGCCGCAGCAGCGTCGCCGCTTCGCCCCGCTCGTTCCCGGAGTGACACATGTTCCGTACCCTTACACCTATCGCTTCGGCGAAGGAAAGACCGAACGCGAGTACGGACTGGCCTGCGCGAAGTTTATTGAAGAGCGCCTGTTCAAAACCACGATGCCGCCTGAGGATGTCGCGGCGATCTTCGTCGAACCTATCCAGGGCGAAGGCGGATACGTTCCCGCGCCTCCGGAGTTCCTGCGCGAACTCCGGCGCATCTGCGACGAGAACGGAATCATGCTGGTCGCCGATGAAGTGCAATCAGGAGCCGGACGCACAGGCAAGTGGTGGGCCATCGAGCATGCTGGAGTCCAGCCTGACATCGTTTGCATCGCCAAGGGCATCGCTTCAGGCATGCCGCTCGGAATCACAATGAGCCGCGCCGGCGTCATGGACTGGGTTCCCGGATCGCACGCGTCCACCTTCGGCGGCAATCCCGTAGCCATCGCGGCCGCGTTGGCCAGCATGGATGTGATCGAGCGCGAAGGCATGCGCAACGCATCCAGCGTGGGCGAAAAGCTGAAGCAGCGGATGTCTACGTGGATCCAGAAGTATCCGATAGTCGGAGATGTTCGCGGAAAAGGACTCATGCTTGCTGTCGAGATCGTGAAGGACAAGCAAAGCAAAGCTCCGGTATCGAAAGTGCGCGATCGCATCGTAGAGCTTGCGTTTGAAAATGGAGTGCTTCTCCTCGGTGCCGGCGAGACATCCATCCGGCTGTCGCCGCCGCTAATCATTACGCAAGAGCAGGGCGATTACGCGCTGGATGTGCTTGAGAAGTGCCTCGGGCAGGTAGGCTAG
- a CDS encoding EamA family transporter, with protein MATLTQVTAPQEQEQSHRLKVGISFGLVYFFWGSTYLAIMIAVRHFPAPVLGALRFLIAGALMLGWCAFTRKKITISRGDFLRLLLVGVLLLSGGNVILAWAEEYINSGLAAMIVAVVPIWIAMIEALFGGDRLNRLGWTGLLLGIGGLLVLLWPDIANGSTLGRRDLFASLGLMLGSLSWALGSVLSRRFQLSVGPFAATGWEMTLAGIVNALLALSLGSFHRADWSRTGWLAIAYLVTFGSLVGFTAYIWLLEHVPTPKVATYAYVNPVVAVFLGWLLAGEHIDRYMLLGMVVIIAAVILVTSSKLRSGKMQTRREMSGCEAGAD; from the coding sequence ATGGCCACTCTTACCCAAGTCACGGCGCCACAAGAGCAGGAGCAAAGTCATCGCCTGAAGGTTGGCATCAGTTTTGGCCTGGTCTACTTCTTTTGGGGATCCACTTACCTGGCCATCATGATCGCGGTCCGGCACTTCCCGGCACCGGTGCTGGGAGCGCTGCGCTTCCTGATCGCGGGGGCCCTGATGCTGGGCTGGTGCGCATTCACCAGAAAGAAGATCACCATCTCGCGCGGGGACTTCTTGCGATTGCTGTTGGTAGGTGTGCTGTTGCTTAGCGGCGGAAATGTGATACTCGCCTGGGCGGAGGAGTACATCAACAGCGGCCTGGCGGCGATGATTGTTGCCGTAGTGCCAATTTGGATCGCGATGATCGAAGCTCTGTTCGGAGGCGATCGCCTGAACCGGCTTGGCTGGACTGGCCTGCTGCTCGGAATCGGCGGACTCCTCGTTCTGCTCTGGCCTGATATCGCGAATGGAAGCACCCTCGGCCGCAGAGACTTATTTGCCTCGCTGGGCCTGATGCTCGGTTCTTTGAGCTGGGCTTTGGGATCCGTTCTCTCACGGCGATTCCAGCTCAGCGTTGGTCCTTTTGCAGCCACGGGGTGGGAGATGACGCTCGCAGGCATTGTCAACGCTCTGCTCGCGCTTTCCCTCGGCAGCTTTCATCGTGCAGATTGGTCGCGTACCGGATGGCTTGCGATTGCTTACCTCGTCACATTTGGTTCGCTGGTCGGCTTTACAGCTTATATCTGGTTGCTTGAGCATGTACCGACACCCAAAGTTGCAACCTACGCATACGTGAATCCCGTAGTTGCCGTATTCCTAGGATGGCTTCTCGCAGGCGAGCATATTGATCGCTACATGCTGCTCGGAATGGTAGTGATCATCGCCGCCGTCATTCTTGTAACCAGCTCCAAGCTGCGCTCAGGGAAAATGCAGACGCGGCGAGAAATGTCTGGGTGCGAAGCCGGAGCTGATTGA
- a CDS encoding transcriptional regulator, with amino-acid sequence MPLYEFECKKCHHRFEKIQSVSAPDPKCEKCGDEVERLLHAPAVQFRGSGWYATDYAKSGHDKGKSEAKGDKSETTKTDNKSETKSESKGETKGATKSETKSSSPAKE; translated from the coding sequence GTGCCTCTTTACGAGTTCGAGTGTAAGAAGTGTCATCATCGCTTCGAGAAGATTCAGAGCGTATCGGCTCCTGATCCCAAATGCGAGAAATGCGGAGACGAGGTCGAACGCCTGCTCCACGCCCCGGCCGTCCAATTTCGAGGCAGTGGTTGGTATGCAACCGACTACGCGAAATCAGGCCACGATAAAGGGAAGTCTGAAGCTAAGGGCGACAAGTCGGAGACGACCAAGACGGATAATAAGAGCGAGACTAAGAGCGAGAGCAAGGGCGAAACTAAGGGCGCAACGAAGAGCGAAACGAAGAGCAGCTCTCCCGCAAAGGAATAA
- a CDS encoding M13 family peptidase gives MRLLKAVLLMFSFATGVFAADTSALHGVYVGDINKSVNPCVNFFDYANGAWRKQNPIPASMVRWSRRWESGETNKDVLHGILEETATQSAKAKRGSTDQLVGDYYAACMDEKAVEQNGIEPIHRDLDLIKSGKSRADLQKVITHLNEEALFAPFAFGSNPDRHEPTNVIADFEASGLGLPDRDYYFKDDEKSKETRQKYLEHVATVFHLAGSNAAEANAAAQTVMKMETALAGASLTNVELRDPKATDHKMTMAEAQKLSPNFQWQRYFSDLKVNSKVPFNIGEPKFLAEVDKQLTTAPIADWKTYLTWHVLRTASPYLSSKFVDEDFAFNQKYLNGAQEMKPRWKRCAESEDSLLGEALGKKYVEKVFPPEAKTRVQEMVKNIRAALHDDIEQLTWMSPETKQKALLKLSTFNPKIGYPDKWKDYSSVKITRNSYMGDVIEASKFAVRDDLNLIGKPVDRGRWGMTPPTSNAYYNPLLNEIVFPAGILVPPLFDVKANDAVNYGSIGPIIGHEISHGFDDQGAQFDEVGRLHDWWTPADYKTFQTRAQCVVDQFNSYTIEGGMHHNGKLVLGESIGDLGGLRLGYLALEKSMEGKPRLPDVDGYTPEQQYFIAWGQARGDEIRPETQRQMVLTDPHPIGKYRVIGPMSNMPEFQKAFSCNEGEPMVRPPDQRCAIW, from the coding sequence ATGCGTCTATTAAAAGCTGTACTTCTGATGTTCTCGTTCGCCACGGGAGTTTTCGCCGCCGATACTTCGGCGCTGCATGGCGTCTACGTTGGCGACATAAATAAATCCGTCAACCCGTGCGTGAATTTTTTCGATTATGCCAATGGCGCCTGGCGTAAGCAGAATCCCATTCCGGCAAGCATGGTGCGCTGGAGCCGCCGTTGGGAATCGGGTGAGACAAACAAGGACGTGCTGCACGGCATCCTCGAAGAGACCGCCACACAATCGGCGAAAGCAAAGCGCGGCTCTACCGATCAACTTGTTGGCGACTACTACGCGGCCTGCATGGACGAAAAGGCGGTAGAGCAGAACGGCATTGAACCCATACATCGCGATCTTGATCTGATCAAGTCCGGTAAGTCCCGCGCCGACCTGCAGAAAGTTATTACTCATCTGAATGAAGAGGCTCTGTTCGCTCCCTTTGCGTTTGGTTCAAATCCGGACCGGCACGAACCTACAAATGTGATCGCCGACTTCGAAGCGTCTGGGCTCGGTTTGCCTGACCGCGACTACTACTTCAAAGACGACGAGAAGTCGAAGGAGACCCGCCAGAAGTATCTCGAGCACGTCGCAACAGTCTTCCATCTTGCCGGATCGAACGCAGCTGAGGCTAATGCTGCCGCGCAAACGGTAATGAAAATGGAGACGGCACTCGCAGGAGCATCGTTGACGAATGTCGAACTGCGCGATCCTAAAGCCACAGATCACAAGATGACTATGGCGGAGGCTCAAAAGCTCAGTCCAAATTTTCAGTGGCAGCGCTACTTTTCCGATCTGAAAGTCAACAGCAAAGTTCCTTTCAACATCGGAGAGCCGAAGTTTCTTGCGGAAGTCGACAAGCAACTCACAACTGCTCCGATTGCAGACTGGAAAACTTATCTCACCTGGCACGTTCTGCGGACGGCATCGCCCTATTTGTCTTCGAAGTTCGTCGACGAAGATTTTGCCTTCAATCAAAAATATCTGAATGGCGCGCAAGAGATGAAGCCGCGCTGGAAGCGCTGTGCCGAGTCCGAGGACAGTCTGCTGGGCGAAGCTTTGGGCAAAAAGTACGTGGAGAAAGTCTTTCCTCCCGAGGCAAAGACGCGTGTGCAGGAGATGGTGAAGAACATCCGCGCGGCTCTCCATGACGACATCGAGCAACTCACCTGGATGAGTCCCGAAACGAAACAGAAAGCGCTGCTGAAGCTTTCGACGTTCAATCCGAAGATCGGCTATCCCGACAAGTGGAAGGACTACTCCAGCGTAAAGATCACTCGCAACTCTTATATGGGCGATGTCATCGAGGCTTCGAAGTTCGCTGTCCGCGACGACCTCAACCTGATCGGTAAACCAGTCGATCGCGGTCGCTGGGGCATGACGCCGCCGACTTCGAATGCCTACTACAATCCGCTGCTGAACGAGATCGTCTTTCCTGCCGGGATTCTTGTTCCCCCACTTTTCGACGTGAAAGCCAACGACGCGGTGAACTACGGCTCGATTGGTCCGATCATCGGGCACGAGATATCGCATGGCTTTGACGATCAGGGCGCGCAGTTCGATGAGGTTGGCCGGCTCCACGATTGGTGGACGCCTGCCGATTACAAGACCTTCCAGACGCGAGCGCAATGTGTCGTCGATCAATTCAACAGCTATACCATTGAGGGCGGTATGCACCACAATGGGAAGCTGGTGCTCGGCGAGAGTATCGGCGATCTGGGAGGCCTACGTCTTGGCTACCTTGCTTTGGAAAAATCCATGGAAGGGAAGCCGCGTCTGCCAGACGTTGATGGCTATACACCTGAGCAGCAGTACTTCATCGCCTGGGGTCAGGCGCGTGGAGATGAGATTCGACCGGAGACACAGCGGCAGATGGTGCTCACCGATCCGCATCCCATTGGCAAGTATCGCGTCATAGGGCCAATGAGCAACATGCCCGAGTTCCAGAAGGCATTTTCCTGCAATGAAGGGGAGCCCATGGTTCGGCCGCCGGATCAACGCTGCGCAATCTGGTAA
- a CDS encoding PadR family transcriptional regulator: MPDRHIDLPQGTLDLLILKTINLQPLHGWAISERIQQISNEVLQVQQGSLYPALHRLERRGWIKARWGTSENNRRAKYYELTRAGRKQLESEQDSWRKLTTAVAQILETT; encoded by the coding sequence ATGCCGGACCGTCATATCGATCTTCCCCAGGGCACATTGGACTTATTGATTCTGAAAACGATCAATCTCCAGCCACTCCATGGATGGGCGATTTCCGAGCGAATCCAGCAGATTTCCAACGAAGTGCTCCAGGTGCAGCAGGGTTCCTTATATCCCGCCCTGCACCGGCTGGAGCGGCGCGGTTGGATCAAAGCGCGATGGGGAACGTCGGAGAACAATCGCCGGGCGAAGTACTACGAACTAACGCGAGCAGGACGCAAACAGTTAGAGAGTGAGCAAGATTCATGGCGGAAACTCACGACTGCTGTCGCACAGATTCTGGAGACCACCTAG
- a CDS encoding DinB family protein, with the protein MSPVEAQEERFLYRSTRTVLSATLLPMDFPAIANELSEAVQACEPLLRQVRNADATFRPAPGKWSKKEILGHLIDSAANNHQRFVRAASHGSLDFPGYEQEKMVGVQNPNVAGWELLVELWSAYNRYLAYVVGQLPASCAQAQCVIAGRPAVTLQWLAFDYVEHMKHHLNQIVGNHFPTAYGAKA; encoded by the coding sequence GTGAGTCCTGTAGAAGCGCAAGAGGAGAGGTTCCTGTATCGTTCAACGCGCACAGTGCTTTCTGCTACGCTTTTGCCCATGGATTTTCCAGCGATCGCCAATGAACTCTCCGAGGCCGTTCAGGCGTGCGAACCCTTGCTACGACAAGTTCGCAATGCTGACGCGACCTTTCGTCCAGCTCCGGGAAAGTGGAGTAAGAAGGAGATCCTGGGACACCTGATTGATTCAGCAGCCAACAATCATCAGCGCTTTGTGCGCGCTGCGTCGCATGGCAGCCTGGACTTTCCTGGTTATGAGCAAGAAAAGATGGTAGGAGTGCAAAACCCTAACGTCGCCGGCTGGGAATTGTTGGTCGAGTTGTGGTCCGCTTACAACCGCTATCTCGCCTATGTTGTCGGTCAGTTGCCAGCGTCATGTGCCCAGGCGCAGTGCGTAATCGCCGGGCGTCCTGCGGTTACGCTTCAATGGCTGGCATTCGACTACGTTGAGCACATGAAGCATCACCTCAACCAGATCGTTGGCAATCATTTTCCGACTGCTTATGGCGCGAAGGCATAG